Proteins co-encoded in one Deltaproteobacteria bacterium genomic window:
- a CDS encoding thermonuclease family protein, with amino-acid sequence MARGPSRISYPASWRRVGPFLALLAFGLLFPAAIPAVERAEVVEIVDGDTVRIFTDGNIRTVRLIGIDAPERSHPSRPKEFQSDEASDFLATLCGGKIVEMEGGNEDTDRHGRLLRYLVLPPPDGRLVNREMVRHGYARVNRGFPFSREAEFTEAEKEARREGKGIWREGGLAESRWARSQGTPSVEVHSIGGGNYSVACCGMVKSGVGRDDLGKTVQEILRFRAEYSDKDFARSAREAGFHPIAAEMPPAASVTPSDAREFTPPHVSGPLPSGVIAWDEAHRHAGKEIVVEGKLVRVHRAGKVLYLNFHTNWKKYLTVVVMGKDLRKFPKNPEALYKGKTVRVRGKVTMYKDRPEMIIRSPKVISVIK; translated from the coding sequence TTGGCCCGGGGACCATCCCGCATTTCTTACCCGGCTTCATGGCGCCGGGTCGGCCCGTTCCTGGCGCTGCTCGCGTTCGGCCTCCTTTTTCCCGCCGCGATCCCTGCCGTAGAACGCGCCGAGGTGGTTGAGATCGTCGACGGCGACACCGTCCGCATCTTTACGGACGGAAATATCCGCACCGTCCGCCTGATCGGCATCGACGCCCCGGAACGCTCCCATCCATCCCGGCCGAAGGAGTTCCAGTCCGACGAGGCCTCGGATTTCCTTGCAACCCTATGCGGCGGAAAAATCGTCGAGATGGAGGGCGGCAACGAGGATACGGACCGTCACGGGCGGCTCCTTCGATACCTCGTCCTTCCGCCTCCCGACGGCAGGCTCGTCAACCGGGAAATGGTGCGCCACGGATACGCCCGGGTGAATCGGGGCTTCCCGTTCTCCCGCGAAGCCGAATTCACCGAAGCGGAAAAGGAGGCGCGGCGGGAAGGTAAAGGCATCTGGCGGGAAGGAGGGCTTGCCGAGTCCCGGTGGGCGAGGTCGCAGGGAACCCCTTCCGTCGAAGTCCATTCCATCGGGGGCGGAAATTACTCGGTCGCCTGCTGCGGAATGGTGAAATCAGGCGTCGGCCGCGACGATCTCGGGAAGACCGTCCAGGAAATCCTTCGCTTTCGCGCGGAGTACTCCGACAAGGATTTCGCGAGGTCAGCAAGGGAAGCCGGGTTCCACCCGATCGCTGCGGAAATGCCCCCTGCAGCTTCCGTCACTCCATCAGATGCCCGGGAATTCACCCCGCCGCACGTTTCCGGCCCGTTACCTTCCGGTGTTATCGCTTGGGACGAGGCGCACCGGCATGCAGGGAAAGAAATCGTGGTGGAGGGGAAGCTGGTCCGGGTACACCGGGCCGGGAAGGTCCTCTACCTCAACTTCCATACGAACTGGAAGAAGTACCTGACGGTGGTCGTAATGGGGAAGGACCTCCGGAAGTTTCCGAAGAACCCGGAGGCGCTCTACAAGGGAAAAACCGTCCGTGTCCGCGGGAAGGTCACCATGTACAAGGACCGCCCGGAGATGATCATTCGCTCTCCCAAGGTCATCAGTGTCATCA
- a CDS encoding rod shape-determining protein, with amino-acid sequence MIFNKLLGLFSNDLAIDLGTATTLVYVKGEGIICSEPSAVAVHRDSRGAKKVLAVGIEAKRMIGRTPGNIVAIRPIKDGVIADFEVTEAMLRYFIRKAHKHRTLVRPRIIICVPYGCTEVERRAVRESAQSAGAREVYLIEEPLAAAIGAGLPITEPSGNMIVDIGGGTTEVAVISLGGIVKSQSVRVAGDKMDEAILQYVKRKYNLLIGEPTAEFIKVTIGNAFPGFSETTEIKGLDMVSGVPKALTLHSDEIREALSETVRIIVDAVKGVFEETPPELAGDIYERGIVLAGGGALLRNLDALLREETGLPVTVAEDPLSCVVLGSGKALDELDLLRQVALH; translated from the coding sequence ATGATTTTCAACAAGCTTTTAGGCCTGTTCTCGAACGATCTTGCGATCGATCTGGGAACGGCGACGACGCTTGTATACGTCAAGGGCGAAGGGATCATCTGCTCGGAACCGTCGGCGGTGGCGGTCCACCGCGACAGCCGCGGAGCCAAGAAGGTGCTCGCTGTCGGAATCGAGGCGAAGAGGATGATCGGGCGCACGCCGGGAAACATAGTGGCGATCCGCCCGATCAAGGACGGGGTCATCGCCGACTTCGAGGTGACGGAAGCGATGCTGCGCTATTTCATACGGAAGGCGCACAAGCACCGCACGCTGGTCAGGCCGCGGATCATAATCTGCGTTCCCTACGGCTGCACCGAGGTGGAGCGCCGCGCGGTGCGCGAGTCCGCCCAGAGCGCCGGCGCCCGGGAAGTCTACCTCATCGAAGAGCCGCTGGCGGCCGCCATCGGGGCGGGCCTGCCGATCACCGAGCCTTCCGGCAACATGATAGTGGACATCGGCGGCGGGACGACCGAAGTGGCGGTGATCTCCCTCGGGGGGATAGTCAAGAGCCAGTCCGTCCGTGTCGCGGGCGACAAGATGGACGAAGCGATACTGCAATACGTGAAACGCAAGTACAACCTGCTGATCGGCGAGCCCACCGCCGAGTTCATCAAGGTGACGATAGGAAACGCCTTCCCGGGTTTCTCGGAAACGACGGAAATCAAGGGGCTCGACATGGTATCGGGCGTACCGAAGGCGCTGACGCTGCACTCGGACGAGATTCGCGAAGCGCTCTCCGAGACGGTACGGATCATAGTGGACGCCGTCAAGGGCGTATTCGAGGAAACGCCGCCCGAGCTGGCGGGGGACATCTACGAACGTGGCATCGTCCTGGCGGGAGGGGGAGCCCTTCTACGGAACCTCGACGCCCTTCTCCGGGAAGAAACCGGATTGCCGGTCACTGTCGCGGAGGACCCCCTTTCCTGCGTCGTGCTCGGGTCAGGGAAGGCGCTGGACGAGCTGGACCTTCTCCGCCAGGTGGCTCTCCACTGA
- a CDS encoding SurA N-terminal domain-containing protein has protein sequence MLDVLRRNAGSWAIKIILGFIAVTFVWWGVGTYSERERDVAATVGKQKISMGELAEAAAELEKSYRDVYGAALTPEMAKALNFRKQALDGLVKRTLMLSEAKKLGLTAADEEVQREIAATPAFQVNGQFSEQQYQNTLKYNRIAPAAYEETKRQDITLRKIEGLIAADALVPESEGRDIFRLATRKVRLLVVTADPEKMKGVAAPAEAEIAARYEQAKESLRIPARVKLLLARFEPSFFARDAQLTDAEIRAFYEGNADKFRNEEQRLVSQIYLPYSKKDKDAVARRVSEIMVEAGKGKPEFEKLAKKHSKMKTGETWMRRSEARQEVAAPLFSAAVDSLVGPIDVGNGFLLVRVNRIRFPETLPLAEVKDRVAAVLKRDKGKDVAVIKAYEAHTKVQESKDLKSACAPYGIAPTETGWSGGAKDESAPPAVFQEALALSVKEIGQVKTVGDVHYLFQVVAKEESRIPALSEVREKIAAMALRDKRRAAAQAELLKAVSGAKSHSDLAAGAKKAGLPAVATGQFAPLSDPLPENLPPTGEMRKTLLSLSMKAPVLTMPVEVSGRFIALALAGEQETDEKEWAARKDAFLRSVAEQKKSQLIEAFLAERRVREKVEINPEALK, from the coding sequence ATGCTGGACGTCCTCCGGCGGAACGCCGGCTCTTGGGCCATAAAGATCATACTGGGATTCATCGCGGTCACGTTCGTCTGGTGGGGGGTAGGCACATACTCCGAGCGCGAAAGGGACGTGGCGGCTACGGTCGGAAAGCAGAAAATATCGATGGGCGAGCTTGCCGAGGCTGCTGCGGAACTGGAGAAGTCCTACCGGGACGTCTACGGCGCAGCCCTCACACCCGAGATGGCAAAGGCCCTCAATTTCCGGAAACAGGCGCTGGACGGCCTGGTCAAGCGGACCCTCATGCTCTCCGAGGCGAAGAAGCTGGGGCTCACGGCCGCAGACGAGGAGGTGCAACGGGAGATCGCCGCCACGCCCGCCTTCCAGGTCAACGGGCAGTTCAGCGAGCAGCAGTACCAGAACACGCTGAAGTACAACCGCATCGCCCCCGCCGCCTACGAGGAGACGAAGCGCCAGGACATCACGCTGAGGAAGATCGAGGGGTTGATCGCCGCGGATGCGCTCGTCCCGGAGAGCGAGGGCAGGGACATCTTCCGCCTGGCCACCCGCAAGGTGCGGCTGCTGGTCGTCACGGCGGATCCCGAAAAGATGAAGGGCGTCGCCGCCCCGGCGGAGGCGGAGATCGCGGCAAGATACGAGCAGGCAAAGGAATCCCTTCGCATCCCGGCGCGTGTGAAGCTCCTGCTTGCCCGCTTCGAGCCCTCGTTCTTCGCGCGGGACGCGCAGCTCACGGACGCCGAGATCCGCGCATTCTACGAAGGAAACGCCGACAAGTTCAGGAACGAGGAACAGCGCCTCGTTTCCCAGATCTATCTACCGTATTCGAAAAAGGACAAGGACGCCGTCGCGAGAAGGGTTTCGGAGATCATGGTCGAAGCAGGGAAGGGAAAGCCCGAATTCGAAAAACTCGCGAAGAAACATTCGAAGATGAAGACCGGCGAAACCTGGATGCGGCGCAGCGAAGCCAGGCAGGAGGTGGCGGCTCCCCTCTTTTCCGCCGCTGTGGACTCTCTTGTCGGACCTATCGACGTGGGAAACGGCTTCCTTCTCGTTCGCGTAAACAGGATCCGGTTCCCGGAGACGCTTCCCCTCGCAGAGGTCAAGGACCGGGTCGCGGCGGTGCTCAAGCGTGATAAGGGGAAGGACGTCGCGGTCATCAAGGCGTACGAGGCCCACACGAAGGTTCAGGAGTCGAAGGACCTGAAAAGCGCATGCGCTCCGTACGGCATCGCCCCGACGGAAACCGGGTGGTCGGGCGGCGCGAAGGACGAATCGGCTCCCCCGGCTGTATTCCAGGAAGCGCTGGCGCTGTCCGTAAAGGAGATCGGGCAGGTCAAGACGGTCGGTGACGTTCATTACCTGTTCCAGGTTGTCGCCAAAGAGGAATCGCGAATCCCGGCATTGAGCGAAGTACGGGAAAAGATCGCGGCCATGGCGCTCCGCGATAAACGGAGGGCGGCCGCCCAGGCGGAACTGCTGAAAGCCGTTTCCGGGGCGAAATCCCACTCGGATCTCGCGGCGGGCGCGAAAAAGGCCGGCCTCCCGGCGGTCGCTACCGGCCAATTCGCTCCCCTTTCCGATCCCCTGCCGGAAAACCTGCCCCCGACAGGCGAGATGCGGAAGACGCTCCTGTCGCTCTCCATGAAAGCGCCCGTGCTGACCATGCCGGTGGAAGTCTCCGGCAGGTTCATAGCCCTTGCCCTCGCAGGCGAACAGGAGACGGATGAAAAGGAGTGGGCCGCCAGGAAGGACGCTTTCCTGCGCAGCGTAGCCGAGCAGAAAAAAAGCCAGCTGATCGAAGCCTTTCTCGCCGAGCGCCGCGTCCGTGAAAAGGTGGAGATCAATCCCGAAGCGCTGAAATAA